The Armatimonadia bacterium genomic sequence TCGCATCAACACCATCCTGCGCCAGCGCGAGCTTGGCATGGAAAAAGAGGGAGCCCGTTAAGGGAGCCGGCCATGAGTGACAAAGTCATCGCAACTCGCGAAGGTGTCGTCGTTAGCAGCAAGATGGACAAGACGGTCGTTGTGGCTGTCGAGCGTCTCACCCGTCACCCCTTGTACGGACGGGTGGTGCGGCGGACCACCAAGCACAAGGCGCATGACGAGACGAACCAGTGCAACGAGGGCGATCGGGTGGTCATCCAGGCTTGCCGGCCGCTGAGCAAGGACAAGTCCTGGCGGGTCATCAACATCGTCACGCGCGCCAAATAGCGTTTCCCCTCGGGGGGCCTTGGAGGGTTGTACTCGTGGCCACTTTCCAAAGCGACCAGATTCGCAACATCGCCCTGGTGGGGCATCGCAGCTCAGGTAAGACCAGCCTGGCTGAGGCGATGCTGTTCGTAACGGGCGCAATCGGACGTCTCGGTTCCGTCGATGGCGGCAACGCAACGACCGACTTCATTCCCGAAGAGATCGACCGGAAGCTCTCAATCTCACCGGCACTGTGCCACGTCGAGCACTCGGGTACGAAGATCAACATCATCGACACGCCGGGATACGCGGAGTTCTACTCCGAGGTCGTCCCCTGTCTGTGGGTAGCCGACACC encodes the following:
- the rpsQ gene encoding 30S ribosomal protein S17 — encoded protein: MSDKVIATREGVVVSSKMDKTVVVAVERLTRHPLYGRVVRRTTKHKAHDETNQCNEGDRVVIQACRPLSKDKSWRVINIVTRAK